ATTCTGGAGTATCAGAACAACTTTTAGGGGGTAATTACCCTGTACTACCTGCTGAAGCAACACATTCTGCGGACCAACTTGGTGATTTACTGAATAACAATGACATTGGTGTTGAGAAACTGCCAGATTGTGGTCCTGTTAGAGAACCTAATGAATCTGACGACAGAGATGAATGGTTAAGATGCTTGGTGACTGGAGGTTTGGATGATATTATTACTGCTGACATGACTTTGAACTATCCACAAATGGTAATTTAGCTCAAAAGAAGTAGTGAGTAGTGACTAGTGATGTAATGTTTACTTGATCATGGAAACTGAGACTGGCATTGGACATGTTATTTAAATTGTTAGGTAGTTGGCCCCATATATTTCTGGAACAGTTCCATGTTATGTTCCTTGATATGCTCAAGTTAGAGCTGACATGTTTCCTTTTTACACAGGCTGAATCTGCACCAGTTTCCTCATATCTAAATTCTGAGACACGGCAGGATGAGCACATAGTCCATCAATTAGTTTCAGTTCCTACAATTCCTGGGCAGTTGTATCCTACTGTTTCTCCTCCAGCAACTATAAATGTCCATTCACCCCTCAGGACCAAGGTGCGAAGACGATGGACTACGGAAATGCATGATCGTTTCGTAGATGCCGTCAACCAGCTCGGTGGCTGTGAAAGTAAAATCTCAGCACTGTGATCACCTCTATCCTCGTCCACAGTACAATAGGTTTCCTATTGCCTCTCATTATCTTTGAACAAATGCAGATGCTAAACCTAAAGCCATTCTTGACATCATGAATGTTGAAGGTCTGACACGTGAGCAGGTGAAAAGCCACTTGCAGGTATGCTCACCTCCAAAATGAAATTAGTTGCGCAACAATAGTTTCTGTTTTAAAAGTTTGCTAATTAAAGGCAATGCTCAAGGCAGAAATACAAATTGGCTCAAGTTAGGCATCGCCCATCTGAAGGTCAGCTATCGATGGTTGTTCAAACCAGTACTTTTCACTTGCTTGAATTATTTTACTGTTTCCCATCATTATCAGCACCGTGCAATTTAGAATTTTGTATGTGTTATACATTCTTTCGTTCTCAAAGAAATACTTGCACTCAAGTCCCATATTTATCCAGTTCGTTGCATTGACCAGTTGCAGGCACATCAGTAGATACGGCGACGTCTAATGAAGGCATACCTTCAGATGTACAGATGTGAGTTACAATTTCGTCTCCATGTGCAAgcctattttatttttatactgTTGCTGGTGCAAGAGTAGCTTCTTAAGCATCAATGAAGAAACCTAAGCTTTTGCAAGTAATCATTTGGCATGCTTCTACTGATACCAATCGAATGACTCAACTCAACTCTTTGTTCTGATGGCTGGTGTTTTCAGTAGCCAAATACTCTTGTCCTTTCAAGATGCATACCCCTAGCCTTATTTTCTTCACCCTGGAAAATCTCACTGCTTGTTTAATGCCACTTTAATCAAGGATCGTTAGTTGCACAGAAAAAAATATGTGACTATTTAAGTTTTGTTTGGCAGACGCATTCAAGAATTTGCATTACAGGTGCAGATAGAATTTCAGAAGAAACTTCACGAGATGGTAGAGAGGACACGTCGTGATTTACTCGAGGTACACTTTCATTGAGTTTACTTTGAATGTTAATCTTCTATTACATTTGGGCTATCTACATAATCTTTTATGTAATGCTTTTGACTCTCTAAAGGTAATATAATCTTACAGTTAACCACTAAATTATATCACCGTGCATTCGAGATAGGTTCTAACAGTGCATTATTATGTGGTGTCATATGTTCAAAAGTACATATTAATGATAATCAATATTGGGAGTTTGGGACACGCCTTTCATCTTGGCATGTGCACGAGATAAGAAATCTTATCCCCAATGCATTCGGTACTTGTTGTGCCATAGATTCACAGAAGCGTACTAGAGAAACATGTGATGAGTCTACACGAGCTCGAGGAGCGGCAGAATCTCAACACAGACCGCAGCATATTGCATCTTCTTCCCAGTCCAGCAGCGGGAGCAGCCGCCCCTCCTTCAGCTCTGTCGGCAGGGGGCTCCATAGGGGTGTGCGGCGAGGGAAGCAGAACTGCAGCATTGGTTGAAGATGTCCAGGCGTCAGAGGCTGGCTCACTTGGCAACAAGGCAGGAGCATGACTGCATGACCATCTGTTGATCCAGTCTTCCATGCCTGTTTCTACCTGGTGTTTTATCTTTTGCGTCTGTAAATAACAGTAGAACGAGTGAAAACAGTGAGGCGTAGATACGCCTACGTTTAGCATCAGTTGGTAGCATGAGCTTTTGAACCCTGCAATAAGGATCTGTATACAATGATCTGAAGAATCAACTGTTGCAGTACCGGCATTTCACTCCAGATGCACAACCTGTACCCATGGTAACGATATTGATGTTTATGTACTTTGATGCTGAGTACTGAACTGGTGAAGTGAGACAGAAACGGGCCAATTTGGTGAAATGGGTTGTGGTTATCCTTATATGAACTTGTGTAAAGTAGGATGCCAGTCTGGAAAGGCTACCTAGAGTGGTCACTGAAAGTTGCAAGGAAGCCTAACTGGATTAGTTTCACTGCAATATTAGTACACGATACACTTGTCTGTTTCAAGCAGACAATGACAGGGCAAACTGCATACGCATTTAGGCTTGTAGTCACATTTTCATTTTCATAAGACTAATCCTAGTGcaggtttcatagaggtttcatgcacattaattaggtgccatgtcagcatttttgatgatgtggcaatgagttaatgaggagagaggtaagagGGATTTCGTCTAGATGAAAtcatgtatgcacagttaccaacacagtttgtgtcttgcatgtagtgcatatgaaactacaccatgaaattttgcattgtagaggtagtttcaaatacaatttcattttcatgttgcttatgtggctatcttgaaaacatcaaaatgaaactctccattGGGATTAGCCTAACTGGAGTTTGACCAATTCCTCATCTTTTACTTCTTGGAAATCTAGAAGAGATCAACAGACAACCTATTATTAACTACGAATTATTGCTACCTGGATCTAGATGGACGCAACTCATGGGAATTTCATGGTGCACTGAGGCCGATCTCACGGTTTTTTCCCGGCccgacgtcgccgacgccgtgATACCTCTTCCATGGCTTGTAGTCCTTCCGCTCCAGCAtcctctccacctcctcgaACTGCAGGCCCTTGGTCTCCGGCACGGTGAAGAAGACGATGACGAGCGCCAGGGAGGAGACTCcgcagaagaggaagaaggtggccGCCGTGCCGAGCGCCTTGGTCAGGGACAGGAACGTCTGCGTGACGATGAGGTTGGAGACCCAGTTGGCCACGGCCGCGATGCCGCCGCAGATGCCCCTGAACCGCAGCGGGTAGATCTCCGAGTTGACGATCCACGGCACCGTGCCCATGCCGGGGGAGTAGGAGACGATGTACgcgcccaggccgatcagcgcCAGCCACCCGAAGTTGTTCGGGCACCCCTCCGTGTAGAACTCCCGATGGCCCGCGCGGCACGTCCGCCGCGACGCGTCGTTCAGCGCCAAGCACGCTCCCGGAAGCAGCTGCAAGTCCGACGAGATCACCATTAGCGATTCCGGCAAGATGGGAATGGAGacttgaaattaaaaaaaaatgttgcaatgAAAGGCTTGCCTTGTCTCCCTGGTGAGCGCAGAAGCCGCAAGTGGAGGCGGCCTTGAGGCAGTTCACGCAGCTCCAGCGGACGTTCGGGTTGAACCCGGGGCACGCCTGGGTCTGGTTCGCGAGCAGCCGGGTCTCCAGGTCGCTGACGGGCGGGGCGTGGTGCGCGGCGCCCAGGAACGTGCCGCCGAGCACGGCGAGCCACACGATGATGCCGACCAGGCTGATGAGCATTAggcgcctccggccggccctgTCCACGAAGAACATGCTCACGACCGAGCCGATGGCGTTCAGGCCCGAGGTGATGAGGGAGAGCGCCATGGCCGTGTTGTTGGACGCGAAGCCGGCCAGCTGCACGATCGTCGGACTGTAGTACATGACGGTGTTGATGCCCACGAACTGCTGCGCGACCTGGACGATGACGCCGGCCATCAGCCCCCGCCGGACGACCTTGCTGCCGAGCGCTTTCCTCAGCTTGCCAATCAGGCCCTGCTCGCCGATGGAACCCTCAAGCCGCACCTCTTCTTCGACAGACTGGCGCATGGCGTCAATCTCTTGCTCGACCTCATTCGCAGGGTAAATCTTCCGCAAGATTGATTCAGCTTCCTCTTTCCTACCCTGGTTGTTTCACCAAGAGAGAAAAACTTCAAAGTagtttccctttttctttttcagcaaAATCATTTTTTATCTTGGCAGTGACAATTTACTACATTACTACATAGTAGATAGTACAGACAGCAGTATAGTATTTGGATCCTAAGATGATTACTGCATATGAACTACTTTTTGTGCATAAACACACACCAACCTTCCTGTAAAGCCACCTTGGTGATTCTGGCAGCATCAGCATCAGTATGAACTGGACCAGGGCAGGAACCCCTGCAATGCCAAGCATCCACCTCCAGGTTCCTGGCACCTGACACGAGTCATGGAGATAACGTAAATGCAACTCCTTGCCAAAATAAAGGTTTCCCAAATTTGTAGAAGATGACGAGTGTAATGTCAGTACCTTAGTGAAGGCTAGATTAATGAGGTATGCCAAGAACTGGCCACCAGTGATGAGAAGACCATTTGTGCTCACAAGAGCACCTCTGATCCTAGCAGGCGAGGCTTCAGAGATGTACAGAGGAGCTGTCATGGAAGCCATTCCAACACCAAGACCAACAAAGACCCTCCCAACAATGATTACTGTAGGTGTTGGGGAAAAGGCCATGATCACAGCACCTCCAAAGAACAGGGCATCAGCAATTATGATGGAAGGCCTCCTTCCAAACTTGTCATTCATCCAGCCACCAAATGCAGCTCCAACTATAGCTCCAGCAACGGCCATACTGACTATTGTTTCCTGTTATGTGTAATAAACCGAGACATCACATGTTAGTCTCATACTTCTCTTTCTTTCTGAAGAAAAACATGTTAGCCCCATACTTGAACCAGAGAGAGGCCGTACCCTTAATACAGTGCTCTTTTCCACCGCAGCGAAATCATCTCGAATGTACAAAAGTGCTCCAGATATGACACCTAGCAGAGCATAATTGTTAACAGGATGACAAATTAATCAGCTAGATTATGAACTTCTAAAGTATGTAAGTGGGATGAACATGGCTAGCAGGAAATTAAATCAGAATGCCTAAACATTTTAGAAGCATATATGCACTGAATGCACCACAATATTAATAGGGcgttgctagcgcccggacgtccgatgggAACTTCCATCGGACGCTCCATTGCAACATTCAAAAACAACATCTGCAACATCGAAAGTATGaggttgcaacattgaaaaatatgcgaaaaatCGTTCAATGTAAACATCGTTTCTGATTAAAAAATTTCCCGCCGCAACATCAAGcgcatgtttcatgcaacatctAGATCTACTTCGCAACATCAACATGAAATTCTTGCAATATTTTTCTGAAACATCCGAAACACGTGAAACATACACTTGCAACATGCAGAAACATCTCGTCGGCCATGGAGACCACTTCCCGCCACGCGCGCCCATGGCTGCCGGCCTCGCTCACTGACAGCCTCGCCGCGCCATGCGTCATGCTGGGAGGCGACGGACGGTGACGCAAAGGAGGTTGGGGCCACGCCCGAGAGGATGCGGATGACAAGCTCCAGGCGCGGGGGCCTCCATGGCCGGCAAGGCGGGGGCGCGATCCGGGCACGTCGAGGTGCCTCCATGGCTGGTGGGGCGGGGGCGAGCTTCGGGGCACAGCGGCCTCCATAGCCGGCAGGGTGGGGGCGAGGTCCAGGCGCGGCGCCCGCCATAGCCGGTGTGGCGAACTCCAAGGAGAAAGCAGAGCAGGAGTGAAGGATTTTGAGGGAAAGTATAGCAGGCAACCCAGCATGCAGCACTGCAGCAAATAGATAACTCTCGATCGGACTTGAGCTTGCAACTAGCTTGGTTGAAATGATACTTTGGGTCCGTCGCCCTGACGCTGTTTGAGTGGACCTGAGCGTCCGATATTTTCCGTCCGCGTCGGACATAGGATGGTTAGCATTACCGATATTAACATCATCGTGATATAGTTATGAAGTAAAAGGAGAATTTCCTGGAACTTGTTTTCATGAGAAATTCAAGGTGCTCAACAAAAACAGTTCTTTTTTGTAAAAATAAAACGGTAAAATGTCACTAAGAAAGAGAGACTGAACAACTAGTGATGTTGAAGTTGAAACTATATTATTTTCCCTCCAGAATACAGGCATATTATTTGGCGCATTAACTGTATTTCAATTCAAAATACTAAAATTGCATTTGTGAGAGAGAAGCCAAAGGAGCAGATTGAAACATGCATTAGCTATGCACCGCTATCTATCAAGTCAAAAGATTAATTGTTTTGTCTGCTATCATGTTCAGATACCTGTATCATATCCGAAAAGAAGACCACCGATGCCAGCAGACAGGACAAGCTGGAGGATATAAGGTTGTGTCCATGTCAGCCGCAAGCACTCCTTAAATCCTGCCTTATCTGCTACATTCACACCACCCTCCATTGCATCCAAGTGCCTTTACACACTGACGTAGGTTCAGATGTACTTGGTCAGTGGTCACGCACTTCACTGCATCGTTAAAACAGAAATTCACTGGAGTTAGCACGAAGATACAGGCTCTAGGAAATTCTGCTGGAAGAGCATATTACAAAAGTTGCTCAGTACGGCAAGCATCAGAATTTTTTATGTCGTTGTTCCTTCAAAAAAAGAATTTTTTATGTCAGAAAATACAAATTTCCGAGCATCAACATCAGTCAGAACATATCCAAAAAAATTGATGCGGGAGAAGGAAATAAGGGAATATCTCGTCAAAAGCTATCAGCCCTCTAGTGTAAATGTCGTGAAAGCATTGCGAAAGTTCCCATCAGGCTTATCCAAATCAAAAGGCGTGGAATCTTATCCCAATGCCTTTGCATGAAGAACAAAGAATATGTACTAGCTTATGTCCTCAAGCCATAATCCTATCTTTTGGAATTGCACACTCAGCATTGAGCATTGCATAGAACTAGTAATGCCCCAAAACCAATGCTGACTTGAAACACGCGTGATCTTACCCAACCattgggaaaagggaaaaaaattcaaaatcagATCAAATCTCCAGTGACGGAGCTAGTAAGGGGGCCATGACCCCCTCATGCATTCATGCTCCATGTACTACACCCTTgtacacacatacacacacgtGAATTTGCTATGTCGATTTGGCTTGGATTGTCGAAGTGTTATAAAAATGTTACTAGGTAGCCTGTCTCTGTATGATTTGTATGCAATCTTCATCTGAAACCGACCTCGAACGGCAGGATCTGCAGAGGGAACCCTCACACTGAACCCAACAACAACATCGCTTAATCCCCGTGAATCCCTTCAACAATATTGACGAGAGGAGAAACGAATGAGATGGAAACCCCGCAAAATAAAGCCGCAACCTCTCCGCGCGgagggaggacgaggacgaggaggaggaggagaaacgAATGCATGCAGGGGCAAGGCAAGCCAGGAACCTCACCGAGAGACAAAGCGAGCGAGCAAAACCCCGCCGTCGAGTCGAgagccgcgcccgcgccgcccagcAGCGAAGTGCCCCCGACCCACCCAGCCCCCAGGGACGAGGAGGAGTCGATGACGAACGAGTCGGCCAAGTGACAGCGACGTCGCACGGCCGCGCAGCGCCTTGCCTGGATTTATTGCGGGCGCCGCgacgcctcctcctcgcgcacTCGCACGCGGGGGGGTTCAATGCTGGGCGCGCGCCTGCCAGTCGAGTCGCGGCGGGGGTGCGCCTACGcacggcgatggcgatggcgatggcgatggcgatggcgatgcgaTCCCGGCCGTACGAGCCCGAGTTGCGCGTGCGCGGAGGGAGGGCTCGGCTCGCCCGTCTGGCTGGTGTCTGCGGTTTGCCTGTCGTTCCCGCCCGCCTCGCGGCTACAAGCGCTGCGCGGTTGTTCGCTGCCGCCGCGAACCGCGCGGGATCCCTTGGACTCGCGCTTCTCCGTTCTacaggccgccggcgcgggcgaacTAACAACTACTGAGTCTGAGGCGCGCGTGTCAGGGCCGGGGCTCGGGATGCCAAACCGTGGCGCGCTGGCGCGGGTGATGGGTGGTGCTGGTGCGGCAGTTTGTTGCACGCAAGTTCCCCGGATCGGAATCAGGCCTCCGTTTCTTTCGAAAAGGCAAAGGGAATCGGGTCCCAGGAACCGGAACTAGGAGGATTCGGGTGCCGAGTGCCGACCTGCTAAAGATAGCGTGTTCTGTTGCTTGGATCCGTCTGGAAGCACGAGAAAAACGTAACCGTCGAGGTTTTGTGTCATCCGTTCTCTGGTGAAAGAGTCGAGGTCTCACGAATCTTACCTACTTTTTATAGGTATATACTTTACGAACAACATTCGTAACAGTTACTATGACCAAGTAGAAGTTTATTAGGCCCCACTCACACGTATCTGAATCCTACGAGCTACGATGACGTTCAATTCTACCTCAATTCCCACGCGTTCTACTTTAGGATGTAACGCTTCCAACTTCCCTCCGTTTGAAATTTGTAGCATTTGACAAAAAAATTACTTTATtaatattctttttttaaaaaaaaaagtggcaCTAGTTCATTGGCCAACAAGATTTGACCCTTAAATGAAATtagtagaaataaaaaagagtaAATGACACAAAGGAGCCGCTAAATCTGTCCAAAACCAAACATATTAGACTAAACAATTCCTCGTCAAGTTTATATAACCTGAAGGCAAAGGTTTAGTGAAAAATGATTGCATAGTGAACTAGTATCATCTGGAGTTAGCTAGGCGCCACTCGGTCAAAAGACTCCAAAGACATCGATGCTCAAGTATTTGGGATCAACTACGGTCATAGCTCTTCGAAGTTCGGTTGAATCTTTTCTTCGGATCTCAGGACAGGCAACACATTGAAAGGCATCAAAGAAAACGAAAGACCCActtcaaaagaaaggaagaaaacaaacaCGAACAAAATTGTAGATTGCTGAGCTGACGTCTAGGGAAAAAAATGATTGCACCAGCCGGGAATCGAACCCGGGTCTGTACCGTGGCAGGGTACTATTCTACCACTAGACCACTGGTGCGTTTATGAACGCGGGGAATGATTAAATTTATTGTTACTAGTATAGAAGGTTGAACGACCGGTGACTTAACACAAAATAGGCGAGCATTacccttttctttttacaaTCCCTGAA
This portion of the Setaria viridis chromosome 7, Setaria_viridis_v4.0, whole genome shotgun sequence genome encodes:
- the LOC117862376 gene encoding protein PHOSPHATE STARVATION RESPONSE 2; this translates as MALQSLPASTGAPCSTSVASSSSTFSTVIVHGRFPNVTPSIVHSLNTEIWSSDPISYSGVSEQLLGGNYPVLPAEATHSADQLGDLLNNNDIGVEKLPDCGPVREPNESDDRDEWLRCLVTGGLDDIITADMTLNYPQMAESAPVSSYLNSETRQDEHIVHQLVSVPTIPGQLYPTVSPPATINVHSPLRTKVRRRWTTEMHDRFVDAVNQLGGCENAKPKAILDIMNVEGLTREQVKSHLQKYKLAQVRHRPSEVAGTSVDTATSNEGIPSDVQIRIQEFALQVQIEFQKKLHEMVERTRRDLLEIHRSVLEKHVMSLHELEERQNLNTDRSILHLLPSPAAGAAAPPSALSAGGSIGVCGEGSRTAALVEDVQASEAGSLGNKAGA
- the LOC117862375 gene encoding probable inositol transporter 2, encoding MEGGVNVADKAGFKECLRLTWTQPYILQLVLSAGIGGLLFGYDTGVISGALLYIRDDFAAVEKSTVLRETIVSMAVAGAIVGAAFGGWMNDKFGRRPSIIIADALFFGGAVIMAFSPTPTVIIVGRVFVGLGVGMASMTAPLYISEASPARIRGALVSTNGLLITGGQFLAYLINLAFTKVPGTWRWMLGIAGVPALVQFILMLMLPESPRWLYRKGRKEEAESILRKIYPANEVEQEIDAMRQSVEEEVRLEGSIGEQGLIGKLRKALGSKVVRRGLMAGVIVQVAQQFVGINTVMYYSPTIVQLAGFASNNTAMALSLITSGLNAIGSVVSMFFVDRAGRRRLMLISLVGIIVWLAVLGGTFLGAAHHAPPVSDLETRLLANQTQACPGFNPNVRWSCVNCLKAASTCGFCAHQGDKLLPGACLALNDASRRTCRAGHREFYTEGCPNNFGWLALIGLGAYIVSYSPGMGTVPWIVNSEIYPLRFRGICGGIAAVANWVSNLIVTQTFLSLTKALGTAATFFLFCGVSSLALVIVFFTVPETKGLQFEEVERMLERKDYKPWKRYHGVGDVGPGKNREIGLSAP